A stretch of the Uranotaenia lowii strain MFRU-FL chromosome 3, ASM2978415v1, whole genome shotgun sequence genome encodes the following:
- the LOC129753753 gene encoding uncharacterized protein LOC129753753: MPPKRTPVKNSPDSVRNHDMLEVLIHSRGLAQRNVSRIKSILQQAEEEGAELTPAQLKVYQRSVEGSKTEFTKQYNEILAQSSPAEREENDDEYFNFVDLHEEVSMMLESWLDKLSPTLLPQPQQQPQPQLTNSQPPLVIQPSLPRAIPTFDGRFEQWEKFKVMFQDVVDRTNEPDRIKLYHLEKALVGDAAGLIDAKTITDGNYARAWQLLDERYSDQRRMIDRHLAGLLGVKRLHSESFTELRSLVETFDGHVDNLKFLGQGFAEVAEYMMVFLISRALDDETKKLWESTIRKGELPTYEDTIHFLKERVSVLERCQSSAEIGFTKHRHVSRFNLPRHPRINTATSPAQQEQNCDFCARGHRIYECPQFNEMSVSQRISNVREKNLCFNCLSRRHRAIDCPSKMSCSKCQRKHHSLLYDV; encoded by the coding sequence ATGCCTCCAAAAAGAACACCAGTGAAAAACAGCCCTGATTCAGTGAGGAATCACGACATGCTGGAGGTGCTGATTCATAGCCGTGGACTAGCGCAGCGGAATGTATCCAGGATAAAGTCCATCCTGCAGCAGGCGGAAGAGGAAGGAGCTGAGCTAACTCCTGCTCAGTTAAAGGTATACCAGCGGAGTGTGGAAGGTTCGAAAACCGAGTTCACCAAGCAATACAATGAAATCCTCGCCCAGTCATCTCCAGCCGAGCGTGAAGAAAATGACGACGAATATTTCAACTTTGTTGACCTGCATGAGGAAGTATCGATGATGCTAGAAAGTTGGCTCGACAAGCTTTCGCCAACTCTACTGCCACAGCCGCAACAGCAGCCGCAGCCGCAGCTCACCAACAGCCAGCCGCCTTTGGTCATCCAACCTTCTCTTCCCAGAGCAATACCAACGTTCGATGGTCGCTTCGAACAATGGGAGAAGTTTAAGGTTATGTTCCAGGATGTGGTCGACAGAACTAACGAGCCAGATCGCATCAAGCTATACCATCTTGAGAAGGCTCTAGTTGGAGACGCAGCCGGGTTGATAGATGCCAAAACTATCACCGACGGCAACTACGCTCGAGCTTGGCAACTATTGGATGAACGATATTCCGACCAGCGACGAATGATTGATCGTCATCTAGCAGGCCTGCTGGGTGTGAAAAGGTTACACAGCGAATCATTCACCGAGTTGAGGTCTCTGGTAGAGACTTTTGATGGTCATGTCGACAACCTCAAGTTTCTGGGCCAAGGTTTCGCTGAGGTAGCCGAATACATGATGGTGTTCCTGATCTCTCGTGCCTTGGATGACGAGACAAAGAAGCTGTGGGAGTCCACTATCAGGAAGGGTGAGCTGCCAACATATGAAGACACTATTCACTTTCTCAAGGAGAGGGTGTCCGTCTTGGAGCGCTGTCAATCCTCAGCCGAGATAGGTTTTACCAAGCATCGCCATGTTTCGAGGTTCAATCTACCAAGACATCCGAGGATCAACACGGCCACTTCCCCAGCACAACAAGAGCAAAACTGTGATTTTTGTGCCAGAGGTCACCGGATCTACGAGTGCCCCCAGTTCAACGAAATGTCGGTCAGCCAAAGGATCAGCAacgtaagagaaaaaaatctttgcttCAATTGCCTAAGCCGAAGACATCGAGCAATTGATTGTCCTTCAAAGATGTCCTGCTCCAAATGCCAACGGAAACATCACTCGTTGTTGTATGATGTATGA